A window of Rhipicephalus microplus isolate Deutch F79 chromosome 8, USDA_Rmic, whole genome shotgun sequence genomic DNA:
AAGAGCAGCGAGCGGCGGAACGTGAACGTCACCGTGCGCGTCGAGCGAACCCGCAAGTACGGGCCGCCGAACGAGAACGCGATGCCGAGGCGAGGCGAAGACGGCGAGCGAACCCGCACCTGCGGGCCGCCGAGCGCGCACGCCGCAGGGAACGTCGACTGGCGGAGGGCGTTAGACCGTCGTCTAGGCGACAGCGTCGGGCTAAAGCTCGCCGGGATCGGCGGCAGACATCGGAGAGGACGCCCTCGTCGGCGGTTTGGTCGCGAGGTGCGAGTAGCGAAGACGACTTCAAGCTGCTGCTCGACGACTTGGGTCAGTTGTGCAGCGCGTGCGACCGCCTGTGCTTCCGCCACGACGTCTCCGAGGTGTCGCCGCGACACGTCCAAACGCTGGCTCGCGAGTTTCCCGAAGAAGAGAACGTCGAAGACTTCGCGCTGTGCCAGGCGTGCAGGGACTCCCTGGAAGCCGGGAGTGTCGCCCTGGTGGCGCGACGATGCGGATACGTGTACCCGCCGATGCCGGAGTGGTTGACGATTATCAGTTCGGTCAGTGAGTGCTTTGAAGTGGTGGTTCTCTCGTGCTAGAATGCGTTCAAAATGTGTTGCTGTATCAAGTTGGGTGCCTGGAGGCAACAACTTCGTTGCCCGAAGTGTGAAAGTTGTTGAGTTGATAGGTGGTAACTGATCGGTCTGATGATCAAGTAATTTGGATCATATTTATGTCTCACAAACTAGTCACCTTGTGTAATCACTGCAGTACAATATTAGAAAGTTTTCGTATAGGGTCCCCAAAGCTTTTTGCATAGGCACGttttgggtcaagcaggagcaGAGAGTTTTCGAATAAGGTGTGCAGGGCTTTTGATACTACCCCAATTCTTGGTCATGCAACTTCAGTGGGTGCCATCACGTTTGTCTGACGTAAAGCTTTTGGCGCAGGCTTTAAAAAttctcgaatttagcgggagccCCAAAGCCTGCCCCAAAAGCTTCGTGTACGCGCAGTGACGAAATCTTGCCCATGGGCTACATTATGCACCCCTGAGCTTGACGATTGGACCCCTGCCCTATGAAATGGCACCTTGGCCCTGCAGTGATGCAGTTTTGGCCACGCAGTCTACATTTtaattttcctgtgctgccctctgccatTCTGGAAAGCCTGGGACTACTGGGATAAGTGGTATTGCCCGAACGAAAGCCTCCGAGGTAAAGAGGTGTCTCGCTACTTCCCCGCCAGTGGAAGGGTGCTCCTCACATTTCCGCGTGGCTACGACTTGTGCTCATGTTAGAAAGGCCCTGCTCGGTTGTTGGCTGCGCACCAGTGACGTGTTGCTGAAGTATCGTTGATGAAGTCGGCATAGTCGTGACAAATATTTGCATCTACTCCTCCTTGGTGAGAAAATAAGGTGGGGAAGACGAGCAAAAAACTGAAACCAGCCAAGGCAGGTCGTTCTAAGCCCTGTAACTTCCATATTACAGCAATTATTTGCAAAGTTAATGCAGCAGCATGTTTACATTGTATACATGCACAGTTATTTCTACTTTAGAAATTTTGTACCGCCaggctgtttactggccctttcaCAAAAACAGTTGGTTTATGGTGTTTGAAGTCTGAAAATGTCTCGAACTAAGATAtgacatagtggagggctctggattATCACAACCACCTGGGATTATTTAACGTACCCTTACACGGCTCAGTAGACA
This region includes:
- the LOC119164529 gene encoding uncharacterized protein LOC119164529; this encodes MFATTYRRTEEEEREYKRRRAEAARRRRQNLSEEQKAAERERNAAAARQRRLHQTEEQRAAERERHRARRANPQVRAAERERDAEARRRRRANPHLRAAERARRRERRLAEGVRPSSRRQRRAKARRDRRQTSERTPSSAVWSRGASSEDDFKLLLDDLGQLCSACDRLCFRHDVSEVSPRHVQTLAREFPEEENVEDFALCQACRDSLEAGSVALVARRCGYVYPPMPEWLTIISSDEEEQPVSCDVHGPMPVLTARSTQTDAVMPLSKRVDIAVGSSWIDDRGVSRSTQTSSFIAAKVHSWTATEIDGLPKQQSLLRKRTSVRPKVIPAKETTMLAR